In Pseudomonas sp. R76, one genomic interval encodes:
- a CDS encoding type II toxin-antitoxin system RelE family toxin, producing the protein MTYSLDFDARALKEWQKLGDTLRQQLKKKLVEILKNPRIEANRLHDLPDCYKIKLRSSGYRLVYQVIDQEITVVVVAIGKREREQAYRIAGERLSE; encoded by the coding sequence ATGACCTATAGCCTTGATTTCGATGCGCGAGCATTGAAGGAGTGGCAAAAGCTAGGCGACACCCTTCGTCAGCAGCTCAAGAAGAAGCTAGTGGAAATTCTGAAAAACCCACGTATTGAAGCTAATCGCCTGCATGACCTGCCCGACTGCTACAAAATCAAGCTGCGTAGCAGCGGTTACAGGCTGGTTTATCAAGTGATCGATCAGGAAATCACTGTGGTGGTGGTGGCCATCGGTAAGCGGGAACGCGAGCAGGCTTATCGTATAGCGGGCGAACGTTTGAGCGAGTAG
- a CDS encoding type II toxin-antitoxin system RelB/DinJ family antitoxin, whose amino-acid sequence MASISIRIDDDLKARAYLELEKLGVTPSELMRQALQYVADRGQLPFKPVLMTEEDEALMAIVRERLASPQRVKVSIDDL is encoded by the coding sequence ATGGCGTCTATAAGTATCCGTATCGATGACGACCTGAAAGCGCGCGCCTATCTCGAATTGGAAAAGCTCGGCGTTACGCCTTCAGAACTGATGCGCCAGGCCCTGCAATACGTAGCGGATCGCGGCCAACTGCCGTTCAAGCCTGTTCTGATGACCGAGGAAGATGAAGCGTTGATGGCCATCGTTCGGGAACGATTGGCATCTCCTCAACGGGTAAAGGTTTCTATAGATGACCTATAG